TATAAAGAGTTCTAGCTGCTTAGAAAAGctatgtaagggctctttcacacttgcgttgttctgttccggcatagagttccgtcgttggggctctatgccggaagaatcctgatcaggattatccccatgcattctgaatggagagaaatccgttcaggatgcatcaggatgtcttcagttccggacaggaatgttttttggccggagaaaataccgcagcatgctgcgctttttgctccggccaaaaatcctgaacatttgccgcaaagccggatccggaattaatgcccattgaaaggcattaatccggacccggccttaagctaaacgtcgtttcggcgcattaccggatccgacgtttagctttttctgaatggttaccatggcttccaggacgctaaagtcctgtttgccatggtaaagtgtagtggggagcgggggagcagtatacttaccgtccgtgcggctccctgggcgcttcagagtgacgtcagggcgccccacgcgcatgggtgacgtgatcgcatggatcacgtcatccatgcgcatggggcgctctgacgtcattctggagcgccccgggagccgcacggactgtaagtatactgctccccactactactacggcaaccaggactttaatagcgtcctggctgccatagtaacactgaacgcattttgaagatccaGCGGGcatctccggcaaatggagtacacgacggatccggacaacgcaagtgtgaaagaggcctaagagagtaGAAGTTGCCACCTTTGGCTTCCATGTACACATCGTCTATACTTGTATACTTGAACATGCTGGGGAGAAgttcagtgtttttttatttatttattttttaaataaaaatagaagATAGACTTTTACATGAAGCATATTACCAGTTCTTTGCGCTCTTCATGTTCACAGGCACATCAACAAAGCAGAAAAGCAGATCGGTTTCTGGCTACAGGAAAATATGAAGAGGCTATTGCATGTCACAGGAAAGCTGCTGGTATGTACTACGCTTCTACCTGTTATACAGTAATCCACATTTTATCAAGTAAGATACACTGAATGGCCACTTCATCAGAGACACCCATCTAGTAGCGCGTTGGACCTTCTTTTGGCCATTAGAACCACAGCAAGTGGCATATTCCACTAGGTGTTGAAATTGTTCTGCAGAAATATTGTCACATGGATAGCTTCTTGCAGTTTCTGCAAATTAGGTGGATGTACTGACCAGTCTGTACTACCTCATCCCAGAGATGCTTTGTAGGATTACGATCTGGAGACTGTGAAGGCCGGGGAAGCAAGGAGACCTCGCTGTCCTGTTCCTGGAGCCAACCCATGACCTATATGACCCTTGTGGCATGGTGCATTGTCCTGCTGTACGTGTCCTACTACCATAGGGTAAACAGCTGCCAAGAAGGGATTTACCTGGTTGGCATAATGCCTTGGTAATCCCTAGTGTCCAAGCATCCCTCCACAGGTATCAGAGAACCCAGGGTGGACCTAGGAAACATTTCTCACACCATTGCTAGACTTTCACTGGCCTGGAGTGTtcacacctgacagaaaagggtcaaaaacacttgtgggtagttatAAAGGATTAAACTgctcaaaggccttttctgtgaaAATCTGCATTCTGACAACTTTAATATCTGTGCTCATGTTATAAGCTGTGGGAAATGGTAGCACATTCCCAGCACACGTGTTTAGCGGTAGATTCCTCTAACAAGGTCACACAAACTTTTCTCCTATTAAATAAATGTAAAGTTTCTGCACATGATTATTTCATAATCTTGATTTGGCACAATTCCTGGAAAAAGCCTTGAGGTAAACCATGCCGGGGCCATGTTACTTCTTCTCAGCCTCATACTATATAGAAGGACAGTGTAATGCAGTGAATACTCGCAAAAAGGAGAACTCTGGCAGTGAGACGTCTCCTGACAATCCCAAACTATGCAGATTCCTGAAGAATCATTAATTCCTGACTTCAGCATTGGATTCTGAGGGTCGACTTCTCCGAATAAATTTGTGTATGCTAAGAAATATACACATTGAGAGGACTCCCTAATGAATAATCATGAAATATTGACTGGCTATCCTTTAAAGATGACCCGTACTCTGCAGACATGTTTAGTAAATACTAGTAGTCTTCATAAGATAACAATTCTGCAGCGTCTTTTCTTAGGATTCTACCTACTGTCGGTCCTCTGTTCTCCCAACTAGACCATTATGAATAAACAGACAcctgttaccagttggaggtgtgtccctgcccactcttacactgtccaatcagtgctgaattTTGTAGGGGGCGACCCCTTTCTTCCTGGGTATTGGTAACAGCCAGTTGTTAATTTATTCATAAAAGTCTAGGAGGtaaaacagaggaacagcacagtgTGTTACAAAAAGAATCGTTAGTTCATGGGTAATACCAGTCATAAATGTGTAATAAGTGAGACTCATATCTATCAAGAGAACATGCGTGCTgctcagggttgccaaccattattattatttttttctgggcaACTTATCGCAAAATGACGGACAGACAAAAaattttacggacaaattggaaaaccataatgaatgataaagatacaTAATCCATGTCTatggctcaatatactgataagaactcagcGTTTACTGTgacctgtaaaatgatgatagttaccaccaaaataatctagtccagTACCATCAGCCTAAAAACAAAAATCACGGAcagatcaatttttttttcacggacacaagaaaacagtcacctttttttacggactgtccagaaatttctggacggttggcaactcTGGTGCTGCTCTCTCCTTTGTGGTCAATGAGGCAGGGCAGTATCACATTAGGATTGGCACATTGTTTCACAGTGTGTGTGATAAAACCACAGAGTAGGCTCTCCATTCCATAGCAATGTATATGCAAAGAATAAACCCATCTATGTCCCAAGTGTCACCTGCACAGCCTGCTCACATTCACCTATGGTTTTCTTTATTACAGCCTACCTCCTGGAAGCCAAAAGGTTGACACAGTCTGAGCAGGTAAGATGGTATAAGAACGGAGTGGAAGAAAATCATAGTCCACTTTTATATCTTTAaagctgaaaggggttgtcccacgaaaaatatcgtacattttttcaaaccagcatctggatcagaATACTTCAgttattgcatgtaataaaaaaaaattgtatagccacagagttattcactaaaatctatctgtttagcgccaccttctgtttgctctttttcaacTGTTTCTGTCCTGCTCAATGTAATGGAAGCACATGCTAGGTTCCATCCTTCTACTGcctccagctgcagcagaaaggacacaccccgtaAGTTGccaacttgaaataaatctagcagcgcaattggagcaatgattgGAGAggtctttggatccatgtgaggtacaggtctggttctaagtttgttcgaaagagattgtcatatactatatgacattggatttttattttttacattaatcatgggataacccccatTTAatcactatatatattatatatatatatatatatatatatatatatatatatatataattaagttATGTAAAGTTCTAGTATACTTTGTGTTTGtaattatatttattataaattaaCCCCTTCCTAAGGTCTCAAATGGACTCCACAGTCattgcaatttgtatagaatAGTGGAATTTGTATATAGAAATAGGTTTATTATAGTTCAGTCCCGCCACCTGCTGGCTTGAACTGTAATATAAAAGTAATGAGTCTGAAAGCCTAATACAGGCTCATGCTCATTACAAGCATAGAATGCTTTCTCCAATCTCTGCCGGGGAAAGGGTTCTTGCCCTGATAGCGCAcgcatccttttccattcagaatggccCTTTCAGACACCTTGGTTACATGTGGCTACGGcgtttgaggggttaaatgtccgcagtCGGCATTAccgccgatcgcagacattagccgtaggtgtctgctgtatgaaacttcAGGCACCCGGCGGCATCTTTTAAGACCTGACatccaccgtacatgtatggtggatgtcgggaagaggttaaagaCAATGCTTTATATGACAGTGTTTcttgtcagtgaatgaaaacatTTTTGTTCACGTTGAGAGActgaaaatttattaaaattagttacagtggtgcttgaaagtttgtgaacccttcagaattttctatatttttgcatatatttgATAAAAAAATCTAATTAGTTTTTCatgcaagtcctaaaagtagataaagataaccaaatcaaacaaaaatattagacttgtttATTTATTTAGGAAAATGATCCAGTATGACATGACTCTGAGTgtccatttttggctctatacaccacctcaatggatttgaaatgaagcgaataagatgtgctttgactgcaaactgtcagctttaatttgagggtatttacatccaaatcaggtgaacggtgtaggaattacaacagtttgcatatgtgcctcccacttgttaagggaccaaaagtaatgggacaattggcttctcagctgttccatggccaggtgtgtgttattccctcattatcccaaatacaatgagcagataaaaggtccagagttaatttcaagtgtgcttggaatctgttgctgtcaacactcaagatgagatccaactgtcattaggctgaaaaaaacaaaacaaacccatcagacagatagcaaaaacattaggcgtggccaaaacaactgtttggaacattcttaaaaagaaggaacgcacccgtgagctcagcaacaccaaaagaccaggaagaccacggaaaacaactgtggtggatgaccgaagaattctttccctggtgaagaaaacacccttcacaacagttggccggatcaataacactctccaggaggtaggtgtatgtgtgtcaaagtcaacaatcaagagaagacttcactggagtgaatacagagggttcaccacaagatgtaaaacattggtgagcctcaaaaacaggaaggccagattagagtttgccaagcgacatctaaaaaagccttcacagttctggaacaacatcctatggacagatgagaccaaggtcaacttataccagagtgatgggaagagaagagtatggagaaggaaaggaactgcttatgatcctaagcataccacctcatcagtgaagcatggtggtggtagtgtcatggtgtgggcatgtatggctgccaatggaactggttctcttttatttattgatgatgtgactgctgacaaaagcagcaggatgaattctgaagtgttttgggcaatattatctgctcatatttagccaaatgcttcagaactcattggacggcgcttcacagtgcagatggacagtgacccaaagcataactgcaaaagcaaccaaagagttttttaagggcaagaagtggaatgttatgcaatggccaagtcaatcccctgacctgaatccgattgagcatgcatttcacttgctgaagacaaaactgaagggaaaatgccccaagaacaagcaggaactgaagacagttgcagtagaggcctggcagagcatcaccagggataaaacccagcgtctggtgatgtctatgcattccagtcttcaggctgtaaatgactgcaaaggatttgcaaccaagtattaaaaagtgaaagtttgatttatgattattatgtcccattacttttggtcccttaacaagtgggaggcacatatgcaaactgttgtaattcctacaccgttcacctgatttggatgtaaataccctcaaattaaagctgacagtctgcagttaaagcacatcttgtttcaaatccattgtggtgttgtatagagccaaaaatgttagaattgtgtcgaagtcccaatatttatggacctgtctgtatgtgaacctttgctttcagtatctggtgtcaTCCAATTGTGCTgcaataactgcaactaaacCTTTCCAGTAATTGTTCAGTCCTGCCCATTGGAATGTTAGCCCATTCTTGTGTACAATtctgttatgttggtgggtttcctcccTTGAACTGCTCGCTTaaggtccttccacaacatttaTATTGGATTAaagtcaggactttgacttggccattccaaaactttgacCTTATTCTTCTTTAACTATTCTTTGGTAGAACGACTTGTGTGCTTACGGTCATTGTCTTGCTATATGACCCACTTTCTCTTAAGATTCAGCTTACTGACAGATGTGGTGACCAAATTGttggtataattcagaattcattgttttGTCAATGATGGCTATATCGTCCTGGCCCAGATGCTGCAAAACAGGCCaaaaccatgatactaccacaACTGTGTTTCACAGATGGTGGGATGAGGTTTTCCTTTCTTCAATGCTTCTCATGTAAACCAAAAagtttgatcttggtctcatccatCCACAAACCATTGTTCCAATAGCCAGCAATGTCATTTTTGGggagcagcagctttctccttcaATCCTGCAATGCACCCCATTGTTGTTCAGTAGACTCATGAACATTAACAATAGGTAATGTGAGAAAGGTCTTTAGTTGCTCAGAGGTTAgcttgggttcctttgtgactTTGCGGACTATGACATGCCTTGCTCTTTGCATGATCATTGTTGACTAACCACTCCTAGGAGGGaggtaataatggtcttgaatttcctccatttgtacgCAGCGTGTTTGATTGTAGATTTGGGGAGTCTAAACTCCTTCgagatggttttgtaaccttATCCAGCTAGATGAGCATCAATAACTCTTCTGAGATTCTCAGAAATCTCCTTTTGTTCTTcagatcagactttgatagatccctgttTTTACAATAAAACAGGTTGTccactcacacctgattgtcaaCAGAtgactctaaggctactttcatactaacgttttggctttccgtttctgagatccgtcatgggctctcacaagcggtccaaaacggatcagttttgccctaaggcattctgaatggaaaaggatccactcagaatgcatcagtttgcctctgttcagtcaccattccgctctagaggcggacaccaaaatgctgtccgccatgtggtgcggagcaagacggatccgtttgacacagtagaaaattgatccgtccctattgactttcaatggtgttcatgactgatCAGTCATGACTATAGAAGACattatacaaccggatccgttcatgacggatgcatgcggttgtattattgtaacggaagcgtttttgcagatccatgacggatccgcaaaaaacgctaatgtgaaagtagcctaactttgcaTTAAAATTATTTTCTAATAGTAAACTTTTGCCACTTTCAGACATGTAATATTACATTATTTTCCTCAAATTAATGACCAAACCTAATATTTTTGACTCGTTTATTATCATTGTTATCTTTATCTCCTTTTCGGaattgtgtgaaaatctgatgaaaTTTTAgaccaaatttatgcagaaatatagaaaattctgaagggttcacaaacggtTACGCACCACTGTGGCTACATGACCATCTCTCTCAGTGAAAATAACACACAAGTCTGCATCCTGACTCATTTATGAATTACCAATTCTTCTATAGAAGTTTGGGGAAGTGTTCTTTTTGAGTGCTGCATTGATTTTATCTGTGTCATTTCTTCTCTAGGCTCAGCTGTCATTAGAGCTGCAGCGGGAGAGTCATATAAAGCAGCAGCTCTTAATTCAGGAAAGGCTGAAAAGAGCCAAACGAGAAGACAAACTCCGAGCTCAACAAAAAGCAATAGCTGCAGAGAAGGATTTGACCGCGAATCTCCAGACATCTTACAGGTCATCTGCAGATGACAACAGCCAAAATGCACTTGTTTCTGCAGGTCAGAAATCCAGTTCTAACCCAGGGAAGTCTTTGCAGGAAATTCACAGTGTCTTTGAGAGAGAACCAGACTCTCTACTATATCTGCTGCAGAAGAGAAAAGAGCCACTGGAACCATACAAGGCAAATCGAGTTCCTAAAGATGACAAAACTAAACTGGAGGAGCAGGCCACTAAGATAAAGGACCTGAACCTGCTGGTGGACACACTATTGACCGAAAATGAAAAACTGAGAAAAGAGAACAGAAAACTTCGGGCAGAGATGGCGAGATTGCAGCAGAATCCCGAGAAAGAGTTGGACATGGACACCGATTTTGTGGAGAAGTCTGAGCTTTGGAGTCTTCAGCAACCAACACCAAGTTCTCCAAACCCCACATCTACTTGGCAGAATTTTGTAGCAAATACCGGGAAGGTGAAGGACATTCCTATACCTAATCTTCCACCTCTAGACATTCCTTTACCAGATCTTCCTCCCCTTGAGCTCCCAGAAGATATACAGTCGCAAATCACAGAATTTAAAGGACTTATGGACAGCTAGGGAAACAACAAATTCAGAGGACAATCACAAGGGAAAACCATCTTGGCAGCAATATTGGAAGGGCCACTGTGTCTTTGCCAGAGTCTACCATAGAAGCTGGAACAGTCCAGTAAACCGGTAGACACGTCACTGTGAAATATTCAATCTGAGGTCGAGTAGATCGAAACGAAATCCTAAAAGAGAAATAAGCGAGCTCTGGAAACAATACGACTTTTCTTTTAAACCAAAAGACTGAAGTAACTTTTAAAGAACCTTTGCCGAAATTTTATATATAAGTTATATATGTGTgaggttatatatataattccataaGAACAATTCAGAGCGTCTATCATACATGATAGCTCTGCATTCTCAGCATACACTTTCTGTCTTGCATTCAGAGTGTACGCATTTTGTTATGCACAGAAATCACGTGTGTACAGCAGACACACAGCTCGACTTGTGCCACATTGCACTCCTAGATCTAACCTCCAACCAACAAtgaaatgtactttttttttttttttctggaaccaAATTACATGTTATTTTTAAATAATCAGTttacaaaattgaaaaaaaatcagGGTGCATTGTACTTTGCTGTATATTAAAGTATGTGTTATGCATTGTTTAAAATACTTACTGAAAAGATATCAGTATCTGAATATAACAGTGCATGGGTGCAAGATATGCTGACTGGCAGTATTTGATTGACAATAATAAAGAGTTTCTATCTGCAGCTTCTGCTCTTTCTGTGTAATGCAGATCAGCAATCATGGAAATAGTTTCATTCTCAGTAACTACAAGCTGACATCGAGAAAGTGCCGCCGTGTGACTATTAGTGTGTGCTGCACATAAGTATATAGTCAAAATTAGCATTTTGTTTTCATGCAAGTCAAAAATAGTATAATGTTGTGCCATGCAGGTTATGGCAAATATCAGCAGACGTAGAGACGACAGGAGTTTTTTCTCTAAAGCCTCCTCTACTGAAGCAAATCAATAAACCTGTAATATCCAATCTCCGGTTGCTGACTCATTCCAAGACATATACAGTATTGAATAATGAGGGGTGACAATCTAATCATTAAGTGGGCAGCCCAGCTGGATTAGTGAGGACAAGGTTTGGGTATGTGGGAATTTAATATGCTCCGTTCCATGCCCTGCccaggattattattattatttgagaGTGACATTAATTTCTTGGGGCtgtacatctaaggctactttcacactcgcgtttgatgcagatccgtcatggatctgcacagacggatccgcatcaatcatacaaccgtctgcatccgttcagaacggatccgtttgtattatctttaacatggccaaaacggatccgtcttgaacaccgttgaaagtcaatgggtggtggatccgttttctattgtcagtgaaaacggatctgtctccattgacttacattgtgtgtcaggacggatccgtttgcctctgcatcgtcaggcggacaccaaaacgctgcaagcagcgttttggtgtccgccttcggAGCGGAAtgtaggcaaactgatgcattctgagcggatccttatctttt
This window of the Bufo bufo chromosome 6, aBufBuf1.1, whole genome shotgun sequence genome carries:
- the NRBF2 gene encoding nuclear receptor-binding factor 2, whose product is MEVMESPLNLAHQQSRKADRFLATGKYEEAIACHRKAAAYLLEAKRLTQSEQAQLSLELQRESHIKQQLLIQERLKRAKREDKLRAQQKAIAAEKDLTANLQTSYRSSADDNSQNALVSAGQKSSSNPGKSLQEIHSVFEREPDSLLYLLQKRKEPLEPYKANRVPKDDKTKLEEQATKIKDLNLLVDTLLTENEKLRKENRKLRAEMARLQQNPEKELDMDTDFVEKSELWSLQQPTPSSPNPTSTWQNFVANTGKVKDIPIPNLPPLDIPLPDLPPLELPEDIQSQITEFKGLMDS